From Simonsiella muelleri ATCC 29453:
GGGACATGGCAAAGGTTTGGGATGGTTGCGTGGAAACAATATCTTAAATCCTTTGCCTCTTTTTTTGAATTGTCAATAGCCCCTAGGAATAAAACCACAATTTGTGGGCGTGGTACATTGGCGACGGGTACATTGAATATTATTTTCTGTAGTAATGGCAATATCTTGAGAACGAGCAATATACATATCTGCAAAGGCTCTATCTTGATATTCTTCATTGCTTAAATTTTCGCCATATTTTGTCGCTAAAAAGATTTGACCTTGCTCATTTGGCTGCCAAACAAAAATACCATTTTCGTCGGTTTCATAAAACGCATTTGCTAATGATGTAATCACAAAATTAAAATCTTGTGGGCGATATTGGTCGTTATGTACGCTTAAACTTTGTGGTGTAACCCCTAATACTGGAGCCAATCTTTCTACTTGAGTAGTCCCTAGTGTACGGCTACGCATACACTTAACCTTAATTGAGTAACCGTTAGCTAGTTTTTTAAATTCACCTTTGGCGGATAATTTACATTCAATCGTGAATTTTGTTCCTGTATTTCTATGGGTAATAGAAACATCTTCATCATGACTGCCTAATTGTGGGTTAATAAATGGTTTCTGAACTTCCCATGTTTCATTATCCAATAAATTTTCTAGCCTATCGCAAACGGAAAATTCAAAGGCTTTTCCCCTAATCATTGGAATAACTTTTGGGTCTCGCAAAATTTTACCTAAATGTTGAATAGGTAAATTATACAAATGACAAAATTCAATTAATTCATCATTAATAACATTATTATTTGGCATATTTTTTTCTAACTATTTATTTAATAAAATATTTTCAGGCTGCCTGAAAATCATTTCAAAACCATTTTCAAATACTTCGCCGTATAACTCGTTTTGTGCTTCGCTACTTGTTCAGGGCTGCCTGAAACCAAAATCTCACCGCCCCCAGCACCCCCTTCTTTACCCAAATCTACAATATAATCAGCCGTTTTGATTACGTCCAAATTATGTTCAATAATCACAATGCTGTTGCCTTTGCCTTTTAGTCGCTGAATCACTTCCAACAAAAGCGCAATGTCAGCAAAGTGCAAACCTGTAGTCGGTTCGTCCAAAATGTACAAGGTTCTGCCTGTGTCGCGTTTGGATAATTCCAATGCCAATTTCACGCGTTGGGCTTCGCCACCTGATAAAGTGGTTGCCGATTGCCCTAAACGAATATAGCCTAAGCCAACATCTTTGAGTGTTTGTAATTTTCGGGCAATGGTCGGTACATTTTCAAAAAATTCAAAAGCTTCTTCTACGGTTAATTGTAAAACTTCATGAATATTTTTGCCCTTGTATTGCACTTCCAGTGTTTCGCGATTGTAGCGTTTACCGTGGCAAACTTCACAAGGAACGTACACATCAGGCAAAAAGTGCATTTCTACTTTAATCACCCCATCGCCTTGGCAAGCTTCACAGCGTCCGCCTTTGACGTTAAACGAGAATCGCCCCACGCTGTAACCGCGTTCGCGCGATAATGGCACACCCGCAAATAATTCACGAATTGGCGTAAATAAACCTGTGTAAGTAGCGGGATTAGAACGTGGCGTTCTACCGATAGGCGATTGGTCTACCGTAATCACTTTGTCTAAATGTTCCAAGCCGCGAATACTGTCATAAGGGGCGGGTTCTTCGTGGGCGCGGTTGAGTTCGCGGTGGGCGATTTTGGCAAGCGTGTCGTTAATCAGCGTGGATTTGCCGCTGCCTGAAACGCCTGTTACGCAAGTGATTAAGCCCAAAGGCAATTCCAGAGTTACATTTTTCAAATTGTTGCCGCTTGCGCCTTTCAGAACGAGCATTCTGTCGGGATTAACAGGCGTTCTTTCAGACGGCACAGGAATGGATTTGGCACCGCTTAAATATTGACCTGTCAATGAATGCGCACTTTTCGCCACCACTTCAGGGCTGCCTGAAACAATCACGCTGCCCCCATGTTCACCGGCACCTATCCCCATATCTACTACAAAATCGGCGTGGCGAATGGCATCTTCATCGTGTTCCACCACAATCACGCTGTTACCCAAATCGCGCAATTTTTTTAATGTCATCAACAGTCTATCATTATCGCGCTGGTGTAAACCAATCGATGGTTCGTCCAACACATACATCACACCCGTTAAACCCGAACCGATTTGACTGGCTAAACGAATGCGTTGCGCTTCGCCACCCGACAAGGTTTCCGCCGAACGCGCCAAATTCAAATAATCCAAACCCACATTAATTAAAAAACCCAAACGTTCATTGATTTCTTTCAAGATTTTTTCAGCAATTTGCGCTTTATTGCCATCTAAATTCAAATGTTGAAAAAAATCCAACGCTTGATTCAACGGCAAGGCAGACACATCATGCAGAGCTTTGCCACCAACCAACACATTTCGTGCTTCTTTTCGCAAACGCGCCCCACCACAGCTCGGGCAAGCTCTATGACTTTGATATTCGCGTAATTTTTCACGTATGGTTTCGCTATCGGTTTCGCGATAACGGCGTTCTAAATTTGGCATAATCCCTTCAAAAGCGTGTTCTCGTTCAAACGTCCCGCCTTTTTCAGATAAATATTTGAATTTAATAATTTCTTTTCCAGAGCCATTCAAAATAATTTTTTGAATTTTTTCAGGCAGCGTGTTCCATGCAGCCTGCACATCAAAATCATAATGTTGAGCAAGTGATTGAATCATTTGGAAATAAAATTGGTTTCGTTTATCCCAACCTTCAATTGCACCAGCCGACAGCGACAATTCTGGGTGTGCCACCACGCGTTCGGGGTCAAAAAAATCAGTGCTGCCCAAACCATCGCAAGTTTGACACGAACCCAACGGATTATTAAATGAAAACAAACGCGGCTCCAATTCAGGCAAACTGTATGAACAAACAGGGCAAGCAAATCGCGCTGAAAACCAATGTTCCGTCCCCGTATCCATTTCCAATGCCAACGCCCGTTCCTCGCCGTGTCGCAGTGCCGTCTCAAAACTTTCCGCCAATCGTTGCTGAATATCATCGCGTACTTTGACGCGGTCAATCACGACATCAATATTGTGCTTGATGTTTTTTTCCAGTTTGGGGATTTCGTCCAATTCGTAAATCGTGCCGTCCACACGCACACGCGTAAAACCTTGCGCTTGCAAATCTTGAAATAAATCAACAAATTCACCCTTTCGGTTCACAACCGCAGGCGCAAGAATCATCACGCGCGTGTTTTCAGGCAGCCTTAAAACCGTATCCACCATTTGCGAGACGGTTTGGCTGCTAAGCGGCTGATGATGTTCAGGGCAATACGGTGTCCCCACACGCGCATACAACAGACGCAAATAATCGTGAATTTCGGTAACCGTACCGACCGTTGAGCGCGGATTGTGGGACGTGGATTTTTGTTCAATAGAAATGGCAGGCGACAAGCCTTCAATCAAATCCACATCAGGCTTATCCATCATTTGCAAAAATTGACGCGCGTAAGCAGACAGGCTTTCTACGTAGCGACGTTGCCCTTCAGCATACAGCGTGTCAAACGCCAATGATGACTTGCCCGAACCAGAAAGCCCCGTAATCACAACAAGTTGATGACGTGGAATATCCAAATCAATATTCTTGAGATTGTGCGTGCGTGCGCCACGAATGCGGATGGTGTCGTTGTTGTGTGTTGAAATAGTGGATTTTTTGGACATAATAGATACTGTAATAAATGTCAAGTGAAAAATCAAAATAAATTATTGGCAAAACCCATTTCGCAACATTTGTTTGTTTAATCATCAGTCCTTTTAGTTATCACATCATTCAGGGTGAATGCTAAACGTTAAACAAAATTAAAAAAGCGCGTCAAGGTTAAAGTGAACGCAAGCGACCTTGACGCGCTTTTTTAATTTCGTTCAACTACGCATACCCCCTGAACGATGCGATAACGGACTGATGATTAAACAAACAAACATTGCTACATTAGCTATTTATTAAAATAATGTGGCATCGAGCCACATTATTTTAAACCCCCATCTCTTCTGCTCCTACGTCCTGATGACGTTTAACATCAAAGTATGTATTGTTCTTCAAGCAAGTATAAGCATATTTGACTAATTTAACCATCATCAATACATAAACTTGCTTAGGGTGCTTTCCGCGCGCTAAATGCGCTTCAAACCAAGAACGCCACAACTTACTTCGAGTACAAGCCGCGCGGGCGGGCATATAAAGAGCCTTACGAATAGGACGGTTACCCATCTTAGAAATTGTAGATAAACCTTTCTTATTCCCTGAATCACGAATAATAGGAGACAAGCCAAGCCAACTAACTAAATGGCGATATGTTGGAAATTTGTCCAGATCAATCATAACACTTAATAGAATTTGCGCTGTTGTTTTACCAATACCAACAATACTTTGTAAAATCTTTTGCTTCCTCATCAACTGCTCACTTTTATTAATCAAATCTTGCATTTCTTGCCTACACAATTCAATTTGTTTAGACAAGAAATCAATCATTTGATTAATTGAGTGTAAAGCTACAGAATCGGCAACACTTAAACGATTTTTTTCCATTATCTGCATTTCTAAAAGCTGCTCAATTCGTCTATGCAAACTTTTCAATTTAACTTGCTCAACACTTTCGGGCTGCCATTTTTCAGGATTCTCTTTCGCGCAAAATTCAGCAATTAATTTTGCGTCTTGCTTGTCTGTTTTGACACGCTTCAATTTAAATTGCGCGTAGGATTTAATAATTGAAGGATTTACGACGCTCACTAACGCGCCATTTTCAAATAAGAATTTTGAAACTGGCAAATAATAAACATTCGTTGCTTCACTGCAAACATGAATTGTATTCAATCCAATTTTATACTTTGCAAATTGTGTCAATAAATTATTAAAACCATTTGAATTGTTATCAATAATAAAATTAATTGCTTCATTGTTAATCAATAAACAACAATCAATTTTATTCTTACTAATGTCTAAACCTAAATGCGCTTTAATTTCCATTTCAAACCTTACAAATAAGGGCTTTATCCCAAGATACCGTTATGATTAAAATAAAAAATGTATGTGCCAATCTATCATAATAA
This genomic window contains:
- a CDS encoding IS110 family transposase — its product is MEIKAHLGLDISKNKIDCCLLINNEAINFIIDNNSNGFNNLLTQFAKYKIGLNTIHVCSEATNVYYLPVSKFLFENGALVSVVNPSIIKSYAQFKLKRVKTDKQDAKLIAEFCAKENPEKWQPESVEQVKLKSLHRRIEQLLEMQIMEKNRLSVADSVALHSINQMIDFLSKQIELCRQEMQDLINKSEQLMRKQKILQSIVGIGKTTAQILLSVMIDLDKFPTYRHLVSWLGLSPIIRDSGNKKGLSTISKMGNRPIRKALYMPARAACTRSKLWRSWFEAHLARGKHPKQVYVLMMVKLVKYAYTCLKNNTYFDVKRHQDVGAEEMGV
- the uvrA gene encoding excinuclease ABC subunit UvrA — protein: MSKKSTISTHNNDTIRIRGARTHNLKNIDLDIPRHQLVVITGLSGSGKSSLAFDTLYAEGQRRYVESLSAYARQFLQMMDKPDVDLIEGLSPAISIEQKSTSHNPRSTVGTVTEIHDYLRLLYARVGTPYCPEHHQPLSSQTVSQMVDTVLRLPENTRVMILAPAVVNRKGEFVDLFQDLQAQGFTRVRVDGTIYELDEIPKLEKNIKHNIDVVIDRVKVRDDIQQRLAESFETALRHGEERALALEMDTGTEHWFSARFACPVCSYSLPELEPRLFSFNNPLGSCQTCDGLGSTDFFDPERVVAHPELSLSAGAIEGWDKRNQFYFQMIQSLAQHYDFDVQAAWNTLPEKIQKIILNGSGKEIIKFKYLSEKGGTFEREHAFEGIMPNLERRYRETDSETIREKLREYQSHRACPSCGGARLRKEARNVLVGGKALHDVSALPLNQALDFFQHLNLDGNKAQIAEKILKEINERLGFLINVGLDYLNLARSAETLSGGEAQRIRLASQIGSGLTGVMYVLDEPSIGLHQRDNDRLLMTLKKLRDLGNSVIVVEHDEDAIRHADFVVDMGIGAGEHGGSVIVSGSPEVVAKSAHSLTGQYLSGAKSIPVPSERTPVNPDRMLVLKGASGNNLKNVTLELPLGLITCVTGVSGSGKSTLINDTLAKIAHRELNRAHEEPAPYDSIRGLEHLDKVITVDQSPIGRTPRSNPATYTGLFTPIRELFAGVPLSRERGYSVGRFSFNVKGGRCEACQGDGVIKVEMHFLPDVYVPCEVCHGKRYNRETLEVQYKGKNIHEVLQLTVEEAFEFFENVPTIARKLQTLKDVGLGYIRLGQSATTLSGGEAQRVKLALELSKRDTGRTLYILDEPTTGLHFADIALLLEVIQRLKGKGNSIVIIEHNLDVIKTADYIVDLGKEGGAGGGEILVSGSPEQVAKHKTSYTAKYLKMVLK